Proteins encoded by one window of Rhodopirellula islandica:
- a CDS encoding PstS family phosphate ABC transporter substrate-binding protein, whose amino-acid sequence MKFTSFALSCWIALAVVSTGCDKSSSTPETDGDSSAPAAESNLVGTIKVDGSSTVQPISNAIREGFIQEHPNVDIIVSGNGTGNGFKSFYDKGTDISDASRPIKSGEFENCKENDVTFVELPVAYDGLTIVVNPQNDWVKELTVDQLKSMFVGDEAVKNWSDVDPSWPEEAIQIYSPGTGSGTYDYFHEVLAKKSKEELRGDMNLNEDDNILVKGVSDNKFAIGFFGVAYYEENKDKLRAVSIVNPKDETAYQPTTDNIASNRYAPFSRPLFIYVNTDSLNRAEVQVFVEYFLANTPEVSQKVGYVRLPEAVMAKAQANLDAVKTGTHFVDEAGESRSGALTDLFIDENLVP is encoded by the coding sequence ATGAAATTCACTTCGTTTGCCCTCTCTTGCTGGATCGCTCTCGCGGTTGTTTCGACGGGCTGTGACAAGTCCAGTTCCACCCCGGAGACCGACGGCGACTCATCGGCGCCGGCCGCTGAATCGAACTTGGTCGGCACGATCAAAGTTGACGGCAGCAGCACGGTTCAGCCCATCAGCAACGCCATCCGGGAAGGGTTCATTCAAGAGCATCCCAATGTCGACATCATCGTTAGCGGCAACGGAACTGGAAACGGGTTCAAGAGCTTTTACGACAAAGGCACGGACATCTCGGATGCCTCTCGCCCAATCAAATCGGGTGAATTTGAAAACTGCAAAGAAAACGACGTCACCTTTGTGGAGCTTCCGGTGGCCTACGACGGTTTGACCATCGTCGTGAACCCACAGAACGATTGGGTCAAAGAATTGACGGTCGATCAGCTGAAATCCATGTTTGTCGGTGACGAAGCGGTGAAAAATTGGAGTGATGTGGATCCGAGTTGGCCCGAAGAGGCGATTCAGATTTATTCGCCGGGCACCGGGTCGGGCACCTACGACTACTTCCACGAAGTGTTGGCGAAGAAGTCGAAGGAAGAACTTCGCGGCGACATGAACTTGAACGAAGACGACAACATCTTGGTCAAAGGTGTTTCGGACAACAAATTCGCAATCGGTTTCTTCGGAGTGGCTTACTACGAAGAAAACAAAGACAAGCTGCGTGCGGTTTCCATTGTCAATCCCAAGGATGAAACCGCCTACCAGCCAACCACCGACAACATCGCGTCGAATCGTTACGCTCCGTTCAGCCGTCCGTTGTTCATCTATGTGAACACGGATTCGCTCAACCGAGCTGAGGTTCAAGTGTTCGTCGAGTACTTCTTGGCCAATACCCCCGAAGTCAGTCAAAAGGTGGGTTACGTTCGGTTGCCCGAAGCCGTGATGGCAAAAGCCCAAGCGAATTTGGACGCTGTGAAAACGGGCACCCACTTCGTCGATGAAGCTGGTGAAAGCCGCAGCGGTGCCTTGACCGATTTGTTCATCGACGAAAATCTCGTTCCCTAA
- a CDS encoding PstA family ABC transporter permease, which yields MATASTAPVDDHSPPPGSGFTEGEFSVSTDNSSRRKLYSRLFYLLCVFISGLSVVVLGVLLVSIGWQGHSRLTADLLQNSHSELNPESAGMWPSIVGSIFICGICAASALPLGIGTAIFLEEFKPVSRPLKMLHGFIQLNISNLAGVPSIVYGLLGLSLFVFMFNVFGRIQVNESSGTELFGVDHYYQVLSLAGGGHTVLIPQVDEAKTTITIDAPMQAVDRQGQAFELAVWDPATGQPKPSDPEVRARTVRKGQGGGSYSETKWYYMRLPFGKSFLAAGLTLSLVILPIVIIASQEALRGVPSSLREASFGLGATKWQTVRNVSLPAAVPGIMTGAILAMGRAIGEAAPILVVLGAAVAKNSGPQNLMDNVVTMPVLIFNWAGRQQAAYQELAAAAIIVLLAVLLLMNSVAIYLRQKMRVG from the coding sequence ATGGCGACTGCTTCTACCGCACCAGTCGATGACCACAGCCCTCCCCCAGGTTCTGGGTTCACGGAGGGTGAGTTCTCGGTGTCGACGGACAATTCGAGTCGACGCAAACTCTACAGCCGTTTGTTCTATCTGCTTTGCGTTTTTATCTCCGGCTTGAGCGTGGTCGTGCTGGGGGTCTTGCTGGTTTCCATCGGATGGCAAGGCCATTCCCGGTTGACCGCTGATTTGCTGCAGAACTCGCACAGTGAGCTCAATCCTGAATCCGCCGGCATGTGGCCGTCGATTGTGGGGTCGATTTTCATTTGTGGCATCTGTGCCGCCTCGGCGCTCCCGCTTGGCATCGGCACCGCAATCTTCTTGGAAGAATTCAAACCGGTTAGCAGGCCGCTGAAGATGCTGCATGGTTTCATTCAGTTGAATATCTCCAATCTGGCCGGCGTGCCATCGATCGTTTACGGGTTGCTGGGCCTGAGTTTGTTTGTGTTCATGTTCAATGTCTTTGGCCGGATTCAAGTGAACGAATCCAGCGGAACGGAATTGTTCGGCGTCGATCACTACTATCAAGTCCTTTCTTTGGCGGGTGGTGGCCACACGGTTCTGATTCCACAAGTCGATGAAGCCAAGACAACCATCACGATTGATGCCCCGATGCAGGCCGTCGATCGTCAGGGGCAAGCGTTTGAATTGGCGGTTTGGGATCCTGCCACGGGGCAACCCAAACCAAGCGACCCGGAGGTTCGGGCGCGAACCGTTCGGAAGGGCCAAGGCGGAGGTTCTTACTCCGAAACGAAGTGGTATTACATGCGTCTTCCGTTTGGGAAAAGCTTCTTGGCAGCTGGGCTGACCCTGTCATTGGTCATTCTTCCCATTGTGATCATCGCCTCTCAAGAAGCGCTTCGTGGGGTCCCCTCCAGCTTGCGGGAAGCCTCGTTTGGACTGGGGGCCACCAAGTGGCAAACCGTCCGAAATGTTTCGCTCCCGGCAGCCGTGCCAGGTATCATGACGGGGGCTATTTTGGCGATGGGCCGAGCGATTGGGGAGGCGGCACCAATCTTGGTGGTTTTGGGGGCGGCGGTGGCAAAGAACTCCGGGCCTCAGAATTTGATGGATAATGTGGTTACGATGCCGGTGCTGATTTTTAATTGGGCCGGTCGTCAGCAAGCAGCCTATCAAGAACTCGCTGCGGCGGCGATTATTGTGTTGCTTGCCGTGTTGTTGCTGATGAACTCAGTGGCGATTTATCTTCGACAAAAAATGCGGGTGGGATAA
- the pstC gene encoding phosphate ABC transporter permease subunit PstC, whose product MNRPAALVNKKFRSTGIGVVQEKAMVALLALCALLTVGITVGIIVMLIGESWHFFQSEHVSLRGFLTGTEWTALQSKDIAKAQFGIWPLLSGTLRVTMIAMLIALPCGLITAVFLSEFASDRVRAVLKPTLEVIAGIPTVVLGYFAVLIVSPSLQFLSAGGFDTFNATSAGIAVGILCLPMVCSLSEDALHAVPRALREAAYGLGCTPFETSIKVVVPAALSGIISAFLLAFSRAIGETMVVALAAGTRATFTADPREQSQTMTGFIVEMIKSENEYGTVQYFSLYAVAITLFTITFGMTLVGQLIRRRYQEVYS is encoded by the coding sequence TTGAATCGTCCAGCCGCACTTGTCAACAAGAAGTTTCGTTCGACCGGCATTGGAGTGGTGCAAGAAAAAGCCATGGTGGCTTTGCTTGCACTGTGCGCTTTGCTGACGGTTGGGATCACCGTCGGCATCATTGTGATGTTGATTGGTGAAAGCTGGCATTTCTTTCAGAGCGAGCACGTCAGTCTCCGTGGGTTTCTCACGGGGACAGAATGGACCGCTCTTCAAAGCAAAGACATTGCCAAGGCTCAGTTTGGGATTTGGCCGCTTCTGTCGGGGACCCTGCGGGTCACGATGATCGCCATGTTGATTGCCTTGCCGTGCGGTTTGATCACGGCGGTCTTTTTGTCCGAGTTCGCGTCCGACCGAGTGCGGGCCGTGCTGAAGCCGACCTTGGAAGTCATTGCGGGAATCCCCACCGTGGTCCTGGGCTACTTTGCTGTTCTGATTGTCAGCCCTTCGTTGCAGTTTCTCTCGGCTGGCGGATTCGACACGTTCAACGCGACCAGTGCTGGCATTGCAGTTGGCATTCTTTGTTTGCCGATGGTTTGCAGTCTATCGGAAGACGCCCTGCATGCCGTTCCAAGGGCCCTTCGAGAAGCCGCTTATGGGCTGGGATGCACGCCGTTTGAGACGTCCATCAAAGTGGTCGTGCCCGCGGCACTGTCCGGGATCATCTCCGCTTTCTTGCTGGCTTTCAGTCGAGCGATTGGCGAGACGATGGTGGTGGCTTTGGCAGCGGGGACGCGAGCCACGTTCACGGCGGATCCTCGTGAGCAATCGCAAACGATGACAGGGTTCATCGTTGAAATGATCAAGAGTGAGAACGAGTACGGGACCGTTCAGTACTTCAGCTTGTACGCGGTCGCAATCACGTTGTTTACGATCACATTTGGGATGACTTTGGTCGGGCAACTGATCCGTCGCCGTTACCAAGAAGTTTATTCCTAA